Genomic window (Brachyspira hampsonii):
GATGAAAAAGTAAAAGATAATTAATAAAAAATATAATTAAAATATGAAATAGGAAGTAAAAATTACTTCCTATTTTTTTATTTAAAAATATTAGAATGTTTAATTATAAATTAATAAAAGTTTAAATGCATGATTTTTATTAATTAAAAATTTAAATAAAATTTATGCAAATAAAAAATTATATACAGCAATATAAATAATATTTTATTTTTTATTTAAAAAAATATTATACTTTTCTTTTTTGATTTATTCTGCCCGCCCACCCGCCCCCAATATCATATTTGTTTTTTAATCTTTTATATAATATCTATATCCTGATTCTTTTAGAGCTTCTTCAAATACTCTATTATCTAATTGTTTTTTAGTTAATATTGCGGCTTCTTCATTATCAAAACTTACTTTTGCATATACATCTTCGATCTTGTTAAAATTATTTTCTATAATTTTTGCACAATGATTACAAGTCATTCCTCCTATTTTAATTATTTTTTTATATGGGTAGTTTTTTTTATTTTTATCTTTTACTTTAACTTTTTCCATAATTTGAGATGTATTCTCTGATGAACAGCAGCTGCCTGATTTCATCTTTTTTATATAGTTTATTACAGAGATTATAGATATTATAATTATGATTGATATTATTATTATGCTTTCCATTTTTATCTCCAAAGTTTGATTATTGTTATAAAATGTTATATCATTCTAATAATTATAATTCTATTGTCAATAAAATTTTATAAAAAAATACCTATATATGTTTAATTTTAAGTTTTAAATTCCGTATTTATTAATAGTATAAATTACTTAAGGAAATTAAAATGAATAGATATATATTATTAATTTCATTTTTTATTATATTACTAAGTTACTCTTTAGCTTATTCTCAGAATGATAGAGATGATAATTCTACTAATGCTTTAAAAAGCAGATTATTTTTTACAGAAAGAGATAAATTAACTTCTAAAATGAATATATACACATCTTGGAAGGAAACATACAAATATTTGAGAGATAATAGATTCAGATTTTATAAAAGAGCAGGAAGAACTTTAACATTAGAATTCAGATATAAATATCCTAGCAGCTTACATGTTAATAATGGCACTCCTATCATATTCACATTTGATGATGGAAGTACAATTCAATTAACTAATATACAAAAGGTTATATATAATCCATATTTAATGGGTGATATTAATTATTATGATGTTGAAGTAAGATACAAATTTAATCAGGATAGTGAAT
Coding sequences:
- a CDS encoding heavy-metal-associated domain-containing protein encodes the protein MESIIIISIIIIISIISVINYIKKMKSGSCCSSENTSQIMEKVKVKDKNKKNYPYKKIIKIGGMTCNHCAKIIENNFNKIEDVYAKVSFDNEEAAILTKKQLDNRVFEEALKESGYRYYIKD